A window of Micromonospora eburnea genomic DNA:
GTCAGACCGCCGGGGAGTCCGCCGGCTGCCGGGAGGTGACCAGGCCGCCGAGGCGCGCCCGGCCGCCGTCCTCGGCGGTCAGCACCCACACGCCGTCGTCCAGCAGGGCCATCGAGTGCTCGACGTGCACGGCCATCGACCCGTCCCGGGTCACCACCGTCCAGCCGTCGGCCAGCTCGACGGTGCGCGGGGAACCCATCGTGATCATCGGCTCGATGGCCAGCGCCATACCCGGCACCAGCCGGGGCCCCTTGCCCGGACGACCGTGGTTGAGCACGTGCGGGTCCTGGTGCATCTCGGTGCCGATGCCGTGCCCGCCGTACCCGTCGACGATGCCGTAGCGGCCCCCCTTGCGGACCGCATGCTCCACCGCGTGCGAGATGTCGGTGAGCCGACCCTTCCCGCTGGCCGCCCCGCGGGCCGCGGCGGCGATCCCGGCCCACATCGCGTCCTCCGCGACCGCGGCCATCTTGAGCAGGGCGGGATCGGCCTCGCCGACGCCGACGGTGATGGCGGCGTCGCCGTGCCACCCGTTCAGCACCGCGCCGCAGTCGATCGAGATCAGGTCGCCCTCCTGGAGCACCTGCTTCGACGACGGGATGGCGTGCACCACCTGCTCGTTCACTGAGGAACAGATGGACGCCGGGTAGCCGTGGTAGCCCTTGAACGACGGGACCGCGCCCGCCTCGCGGATGGTGGCCTCGGCGATCGCGTCCAGGTCGGCGGTGCTCACGCCGGGAGCGACCGCCTCCCGCATCAGCCGCAGCGCGCGGGCGACCACCAGACCGGCCGCACG
This region includes:
- the map gene encoding type I methionyl aminopeptidase; this encodes MRRPQLDIQLKTPDQIELMRAAGLVVARALRLMREAVAPGVSTADLDAIAEATIREAGAVPSFKGYHGYPASICSSVNEQVVHAIPSSKQVLQEGDLISIDCGAVLNGWHGDAAITVGVGEADPALLKMAAVAEDAMWAGIAAAARGAASGKGRLTDISHAVEHAVRKGGRYGIVDGYGGHGIGTEMHQDPHVLNHGRPGKGPRLVPGMALAIEPMITMGSPRTVELADGWTVVTRDGSMAVHVEHSMALLDDGVWVLTAEDGGRARLGGLVTSRQPADSPAV